From the genome of Synechococcales cyanobacterium T60_A2020_003:
CCTGGTTTCCCAGGTCTTTTTTTAGTCAGACGAATTACAGGTCAAGTAAGCCTCGCACCATTGAGCAATTTTTGCAGAAGTTACAGTTATCCTGGGCTTTGTTGCATGATTAGAAAAACGGTCAGGTTCGCCTTGAGAGTGTCCTGGTATTAACCTTCAACCTTGTAGCTATCGGGTTTAGCGATCTGAATCATGCGGTTGAGCGCAACACATTTGATGAACAATTCCACGGCTTGATTGTCAAATTGACGTGCACTGAGATTGCCCCCAAAAATAGTCTTAAAGCGGAACATGGTAGTTTCAGCAATCGAACGACGATGATAGC
Proteins encoded in this window:
- a CDS encoding IS5/IS1182 family transposase produces the protein YHRRSIAETTMFRFKTIFGGNLSARQFDNQAVELFIKCVALNRMIQIAKPDSYKVEG